In the Streptomyces sp. NBC_00193 genome, GAGTTCGTTCACGCTGGCCCAGCGCAAGGAGCTGCGCAACGACTGGCGCTGCAAGGAGGGCCGCTTCGGGGTCCAAAACCCCCTGGTCGTCGCCGACGAGAAGCTGCTGTCCGTCCTGGCCGTCGAGGATCCGGGCGCGGTGGCCGCTTTGAAGGCGGGCAAGGCCGTCTCCTTCAAGAAGCAGAACGTGCTCGCGGACAAGGTCACCGTCCGGCTGATCATGGGCCGGGCCGAGCCCGCCCCCGGGTCCGCCCCCGATGAGCCGGGACCCGGCCAGGACAAGGTCTTCGCCGCGTACCAGCTGCCGGAGTCGGTGAAGGGCTACGGCGTGGAGCTGGTGCTGCCGCCCTCCGCCGCGAAGAGCGCCGGGATCGCCTCCGTCCCCTTCGGCTCGTACTTCACCCTCGGCGGCGACGCGACCTCCGAGAAGCGCCAGCGGCTCGAAGGGGCCCTCGACAAGCTGGGCATGGACACCAACCTGCGGATCGAGAAGGGCTACGAGGGCAACGACAGCCTCGTCATGCTCGTCCTGACCGTCTTCGCGGGCCTGGTCACCATCGGCGCGGCCGGCATCGCCACCGGCCTGGCCCAGGCGGACGCCGAGGGCGACCTGAAGACCCTGGCCGCCGTCGGTGCACCGCCGCGGGTGCGGCGCACGCTCAGCGGCTTCCAGTGCGGGGTGGTCGCCCTGATGGGCGTGGTCCTCGGCTCGGCGGCCGGGATCCTGCCGGCGGTCGGGCTCCGGCTCACCGAACGGCGGGCCGCGGCCGACCTGGTCCGGAACGGCATCGAGAACGGCTACTCGGCCGCCTCCGAGGCCATTCCGTACATCCCGATCTCCGTGCCGTGGACCACGCTGGGCGGTCTGCTGATCGTGGTCCCCGTGGGCGCGGCCCTGCTGGCGGCCCTGGTTACCCGTTCGAGCGGAGCACTGGCCCGCCGCGAGGTCTGACGATTCCGGTGCCAGTTGGTGCCCCCGCACAGGGTGGATCACGCCCGTGCGGGGGCACACCGAGTGAATACGAAGGTGTGCGAGAGAATGACGGCATGGAGATGCCGAGGAGTGAACGGTCGCAGGACAGCCCCCCGCACGGCCTGATCGTGGGGCAGGACGGGATGCCGGTCGGCGGCGCCGATGACGAGTCGCGCGAGGTCCCGGTGACGGAGATGGTCGAACAGCCCGCCAAGGTCATGCGGATCGGCAGCATGATCAAGCAACTCCTGGAAGAGGTACGCGCCGCACCTCTGGACGAGGCCAGCCGGGTCCGTCTCAAGGACATTCACGCGGCGTCGGTGAAGGAGCTGGAAGACGGCCTGGCTCCCGAGCTGGTGGAGGAACTGGAGCGGCTCTCCCTTCCCTTCACGGAGGAGGCGATCCCGTCCGAGGCGGAACTGCGGATCGCCCAGGCCCAGTTGGTGGGCTGGCTGGAAGGCCTGTTCCACGGCATCCAGACGGCCCTGTTCGCGCAGCAGATGGCGGCGCGGGCCCAGCTGGAACAGATGCGCCGCGCCCTCCCGCCCGGCTCCTCCCACGAGGACGACGAGGACGGCCCCCACGGCGCTGTCCGCTCGGGCCCGTACCTCTAACCCACCCCGCCCACCCCTCCGGGGCCGCCTCCCAGCGGCCCCGGAGCCATGTCCGGCCCGCGGCGTTCGAGGCCCGGCGTCCGGGCCTTTCCAGCCGTCCGGCGTTCGAGGCCCGGGGTCGCAGAATCCAGCCTCGCCGGCGTTTGAGGCGCGGGGTCTGGGGCGGAGCCCCAGGGGGGTCCGGGCGCAGCCCGGTACCCCCTCCCAGCCCGTCCGGCGCTTGAGGACCGGGTCAGGGCCGGCCCTGGGAACGGTGGAAGGGCGGGTCGGGGACCTTGCCCCGCGCAGCGGCGAGGGGTGCTGCGGGGACTTCGCCCCGCGCAGCGGCACACCCGCAGCCGCCCCCGCGGGCGGCCGGGTAAGAACCCGGTAAACGCCACGCCCCATCCTGCCCCGACCCCCCGCATACTCGGGGAATGACCTACGACGCCATCGTCCTGGCAGGCGGCGCCGCAAGGCGACTGGACGGAGCCGACAAACCAGGCCTCCTGGTCGGCGGCCGCCCCCTCCTCGACCGCGTCCTGGACGCCTGCGCAGACGCCCGCACCACCGTCGTGGTGGCCGGCCGCAGGCCCACCGCCCGGCCCGTGCAGTGGGCCCGGGAGGACCCCCCCGGCGGCGGCCCCCTCGCCGCGCTGGACGCCGGGCTGCGGCACACCACCGCCCCGCTGGTCCTCGTACTCTCCGCAGACCTGCCGTTCCTGGACCGGGACACGGTCCACGCCCTGCTCCGAACCCTCGACGCGCCCGGACACCGGACCCGGGACGGAGCCCTGCTCCGGGACCCGGCCGGCCGGGACCAGCCCCTGGTCGCCGCCTACCGCGCCGAGCCCCTGCGCAGGGAAATCGCCCTGCTGGCCACCGAACACGGCTCGGTGAACGGCCTCCCCCTGCGCGCCCTCACCGCCGAACTCGAGCTCACCCCGGTCACCGCGGCTGCGCCACTCGCCTCCTTCGACTGCGACACCTGGGACGATCTCGCCGCCGCCCGCGCCCGAATCAGAGAGCATGGAACCGTGCTGGAGCAATGGATCACCGCCGTCAAGAACGAGCTGGGCATCGACGTCGCCGTCGACACCAAGACCCTGCTCGACCTCGCCCGCGACGCCGCGCACGGCGTCGCCCGGCCCGCCGCCCCGCTGACGACCTTCCTCGTCGGCTACGCGGCGGCCCACGCCGAAGCCACCGGGGCCGACCCCGCGCAGGCCGTGGCCGAGGCCTCCCGCAAGGCCG is a window encoding:
- a CDS encoding NTP transferase domain-containing protein, with the protein product MTYDAIVLAGGAARRLDGADKPGLLVGGRPLLDRVLDACADARTTVVVAGRRPTARPVQWAREDPPGGGPLAALDAGLRHTTAPLVLVLSADLPFLDRDTVHALLRTLDAPGHRTRDGALLRDPAGRDQPLVAAYRAEPLRREIALLATEHGSVNGLPLRALTAELELTPVTAAAPLASFDCDTWDDLAAARARIREHGTVLEQWITAVKNELGIDVAVDTKTLLDLARDAAHGVARPAAPLTTFLVGYAAAHAEATGADPAQAVAEASRKAAELALRWAAEGESAEAPEATGSG
- a CDS encoding bacterial proteasome activator family protein, with protein sequence MEMPRSERSQDSPPHGLIVGQDGMPVGGADDESREVPVTEMVEQPAKVMRIGSMIKQLLEEVRAAPLDEASRVRLKDIHAASVKELEDGLAPELVEELERLSLPFTEEAIPSEAELRIAQAQLVGWLEGLFHGIQTALFAQQMAARAQLEQMRRALPPGSSHEDDEDGPHGAVRSGPYL